CTGCAACTTGCAGTGCCTCAACTGATAGCCATCTAGCCTTTTTGCTGTTCCTTTTCTTGGGAATGTATTTCTCTGCAGCCTCCTTGACAGTATTAGCTACTTCTGTCCACATCTCTTCTGAGCTTTTGTCCTCCAGCCCTAATACATTAAATCTGTTTTGCACCTCTACAGTGTAGTCAGAGGGTATAGAGTTAAGTTCGTATCTGCAAGTTGGGATACTTCTTGCTACATTCTGAAGTTTCAGCAGAAATTTTGCAATCAGGAACTCATGATCTGATCTGCAGTCAGCACCAGGTCTTGTTGTAGCTGAGTGAACTGCGCTCTTCCACCTCTGATTACAAAGTATGTAATCAATTTGGTTCCGGTATTGGCCATCTGGCGAAGTCCAGGTATATAGGCATCGTTTTGGTAGTTGAAACAGTGTATTAGTAATTATTAATGAATTTTCTTGGCAGAATTCTAGGAGTCTCTGTCCTGCTTCATTTGTTGTACCAAGACCATATTTCCCTGTTATACCTTTTACAGCTTGATTTCCCACTTTTGCATTCCAATCTCCAAGTATGAAGACGATATCCTTTTTCGGTGTTGACAGTAGTAGTTCTTGTAAATCTCTATAGAACTGGTCAATAATTTCCTTTTCAGCATCGGTTGTTGGCGCATCAACTTGAATTACTGTGATGTTGAGGGGCTGACCTTGAAGTCTGATGGACATCATTCTATCATTTTTATATTTGCATCCCATTACAGCTTTTCTCACTTTATCACTAACTATGAAGGCTACTCCATTACTTCTGTTGTTATCGTGCCCAGAACAATACACCATATGGGCATCCGAAGCAAATTCTTCCATGCCAGTCCACCTCATTTCACTTATTCCCAATatgttgatgttaattttctccATTTCTCTTTTCACTATGTCTAGTTTTCCTTGATACATGGATCTTACATTCCACATTCCTATGCAGTGCTTCTCTTCGCACCGTCTTACTCTTTGTGAAGCTCTTCTCAACCTGGTTCCCCCTGGAGATCCGATCGGGGAACTTGAAACTCTGGAACATTTTGAGCTGAGCGAAGCCACGGGGTTTTCTTGGGATAGTTCAGTGgtggtttcctgttgccttccCCTGTCCTCCAACTCCTATCTGCTCACCGACTCAGTCCCACTGGTGTTGGTTACTCAATCTTCCGCTGAGTTGCTTGGCTTAACAGGGGCACCACCTGTAGGTAGGAAGTTGGAGAATTGAGGTAACAGAGGCTGTGAGAACTCTCTTGCTGAGTTCTTGTAATTGCGTATCAACCCCATTTTATGCCAGAGTCTCATGATGTCTGCAGAGACTCTCCCAGGTCATTTCCTGGGCCCAAGTAGATGGCACCAGGCTCCAACTGGTGTCTTGGTGGCAGGAACAATCCAGCCCACTACCTGTCAAGTGGCAACTAGTTTAAATCAGACTGTATGGTGCCTGAACCTGTTTGTCAATTTGCTGAACATTCCATCTTTTTTTGTCACTGTAagctaaaaaaaattaatgctgttgTCTTTTTTGAGCTCAACTGCAAATTTCTTTTTTGAGCTCAAGTGCAAATTTAATTGTTTTGGTGCTTTGGAATCATCGTTTAAACTTTTAACTTTCCTTCTAACTTTGCTGTTTCTTTGAATGACTGAAGTGTTCACTCAAGTGTTTTACAGCAACTGGACAaatgtaaaagatgatattcattcGAGCCATGTGCCTAAACAAATCTGGATACTGTATCCTATATgcatatttaatcaaataaaacagtttttttttacttgtaGCCAGTTTATAGTGCCTCATCAGTTCTCTCAGTCAACATCAGTCTTACCACTTAGCGACGTAAGTCAGTGTCTTTCAATTATTTCACAGTATGAATCTTTCAGCTTTTGCAGTTACTTGAGCTGAAAGTATTTAAGAGTTTTATTATGTTCAACTTTTATATACAGTCACTTAAGAAATTAGTTTGACATGTGCTATTAAGGACTACAATCATATAACAGTCTGATTtcttcaaacttcacagaactcaAGATTTTACTCACTTTTTCTGCACAAAATTACTTACCATGAATTTTCAGTCATCAACATGACTCAAATACCCCTGCTTTTCATTACACTTAAATATTAGATTTTTATTCTCTCATCTGGACTTCAACGTGTCACACTTGACCACTTTTTACTTATCATTatacttcaataataattttttaaccTCACATATGGACTGCAACCTAACTGTCAACATTGACCACTAGCCACCAATAGACACTCTCTCATGTCTTGGAGTGGGTGCAGTCTAGATGAGATTTCCTGAACATTGGTGGGTAACTGTAACTTCTATAATCTTTTGGAACAGACACCAGAAATGAGCTGCCAGTATCAATCTGTAGTAAGGGCATTGCTAATTGTGCCCTTACAAGCTATACTGTACTCACTGATTGAATTACTCACagttttaagaaaataaaagttaATCTAGGCTTTTCTCACTCAGAAACCTTGGGTGCAAAACTATGCCATAAAATTGGCAAGAAATGTAACAGATTTATGCAATATGTGTTTACAAATTAATTCTTAAGACTGTGTTAAATTTTATGTTTGATGAACAGGCTGGAGCTTTGCCTTCTGATTCAGAGAGCACACCTACAAACAGAGAAGAACAGTCATAGATAAATTTCTGTACACTGATAAATGCAAAGCAGGCATATTTTTCTGTAAGGCACTGAAAGGCTACATTTTGAAAATACTGGAAGAAATGAAAGTCTTTGTTTGTGGTTAGACAGAGCTGCagtttgtaacaaaaattttggcAGGGGGGGACTGGAACTATTGCAAAAGTTATTGCTGAAAAATTATTTGATTTAACAGAGAATTCGAAAAGTTTGTTGTTACACTTGTGTAACAATGACATCAAGACCGTTTGATCATGGAGGTATCTCTTATTGATCACTCTGGCCTCCACAATTCAAAGATGAGTTTGAGACAAATACATACAtttactgctagaaaagtttccagacGTTACACTTTGGTAATTAGTTATGCAGTGACATATAAAATTTAGTTCATTGCTTATACATATCTTAGTTTTGTGTAACTCGGAGTAAGCTGCTTCCTGCCACTGACGTGGTCATCCCAGTCGATTTCATCTACAATCTGGATCCAGTTACGCgaattccatgaaataatccaggTACCAAGTCATTTTATAGTAGTTTATTAGTGACAagctgcacaacttcttcttggtgggaAGCCCATTCCACAAACAGGCTACATAGCCACAAATTCATAGTACAACAATTAGATAGATTATTACACTGATGTGTGACACTGTGGTCATGTCTGTCAACTGTCTCCAACAGAGCTTTTCCTAGCCTTGTGCTCCCCCTATTTATTCTTAACAATGAAGTTACCAAAACTACAgtacaaatttataaaattaacaattaaaagttcaaagtaattataaataattatacACAAAGCCTTTTGTATTTTATGCCCAATCTGGTGTATACAATATAAaagatttttacataagataaacaTCACactatacaaaataatgaaaaacaacaGTGCTAACCTAATTTTTCTTAATTATAGCTTCATTAGTGAATGCAAAATAATGCTAGCATATACTGGACAAACATGACAtacaagtaaataaatgaaataataaattttataaagttttatGTATTACATGAAATCACTTATTAGATACAATTGGAATTACGAAACTTTCAATGAATTGCCTCTTTGGAGAGTATTTCATTAGGGCATAAAAAGGAATGTAAAACAACAGATTGTTTTATTTCAAGTTATTGCTTAACTAACAAAATCATTTAAGATTATATAATATTTTGACATCTTCATGACCTATTAGTGCAGCAATATGTTGAATGTGGTGGATCATACTAAAGTTGGTGCCTACTTGTGCTCCAGAAAGTGTATGTCTGCTTGCAAACCACAGTTAAAATGGACACAACTCCGGTGTAATAACCCATCTACTCATGACAGCCATAAGATGGCAACAATACCCATGTCCACcattccattttaattttgttagtGTAATAATAAAGGCATATCTTCTTTATAAATCTTATTTTATACGAAAGAAAGAAATGTTGCCACATATCTCTGACATACTTTTACCATGAAGAGGGAAAAAAGTGAAGCTCTGTCTTAGGCAGGGTGGCCCACTTAACCATTTCagcgcaaatatctctggaacaacaatgcaTAAAGGAAAATGACTTTCACAGCTATGTATGTAGGGCAGAGACTAatgaaagtaaatactatgagacattctaaaatGTTAGCAactattattttcaataaaaaattacgTTCTTTTAATGCATACTCCATATTATTTCTTATGCagtcaataacatgaaaaatcacaatgACATTGGTTACATTGCATTATGTCAATTACATCCCAAGAAATTGCAGAGCAAAGTTTAtgcttaaaataaaagaaaaaatgtgcCGCTTTTGTACATCCTGAGGCACAAGTGTGAATCAGCCAGGGTAAACATATTTAATGGCTGACCACGGATGTAACATATTAGTAAATAGAAGTTGTATATAGGTGTGTGGCTGGACATCTGTACTGTTTCCAGGCCACATAATAACAGTGTAAAATaacaatgtaaataataataagtaCAGCATTTGTAACCTCATAGTACGCCAGTCATATCGTGATTATGAGCAATGTGAGGTTTGCAATTGCATCTAGGAATGCACAATAGCAGCGTACTTCATTTATTACATGCATCAGCTTTGCCTTATAATTTCTTGGAATGCAATTGACATTTTGTGATATAACAACGccattgtttcttgtttgtttttcatgttattgattgcGTAAGAAATAATCAGGGTACCCATTTAAAAGAAAACATAAGTTTAAATTGGAAATAATATTTACTTGTGTATTAGTAGACCTCATAGTATTTACTTCCATGAGCCCTTGCCCTGCAttcatatctattgttgttccagagatatttgcatTGAAACGTTTAAGTGAACCAAGCTGTATAATATTATACCATATGTTAAACTGGTTCTAGTGTCACATTTAGTCTATCttcattcaaattttttttaaataaatttcttgaCGTAAATATTAGAATGTTATGTTTGATCTTCAATGTACAAAATTTATTTCACTAATGACATTTAATGATCGCAGCTGTTTTATTTAAGGTAGGCTGTCTCACTTAACAACACTAGTCTATTGCACAGTCATACATGTAAATTTGATGAGAGATAATGTATCATCGATGTCCTGTTACTGTGATTCTGATGGTAGTTTATGCTGAAGTGATTTAAGAtgtgaaattggaaaaaaaaagagataaagaAGTGATTTAGATGGAGTATTGCACCAGCTGTTCACCAGTCTTGCTGCATACTGACAGCCATTCAGTCTCCTTTCAACCGTTACTaaatcagtcctgttgtcataTTATTATCTTAGACTTCAGCAGCTGAAGAGTTATATATCTCAGGAGTAACTACTTCTCATGAGCTTTCACCAAGCCATCTATGGACATGTCGTAATTGATCTTTCCACAACAGACAAAAGTTAGCTCAACATAGAACATCATACAATGTCACTCAATGTCCCAATTGATTATGGTTCTACACCATGC
The Schistocerca gregaria isolate iqSchGreg1 chromosome 1, iqSchGreg1.2, whole genome shotgun sequence genome window above contains:
- the LOC126281207 gene encoding craniofacial development protein 2-like, translating into RRCEEKHCIGMWNVRSMYQGKLDIVKREMEKININILGISEMRWTGMEEFASDAHMVYCSGHDNNRSNGVAFIVSDKVRKAVMGCKYKNDRMMSIRLQGQPLNITVIQVDAPTTDAEKEIIDQFYRDLQELLLSTPKKDIVFILGDWNAKVGNQAVKGITGKYGLGTTNEAGQRLLEFCQENSLIITNTLFQLPKRCLYTWTSPDGQYRNQIDYILCNQRWKSAVHSATTRPGADCRSDHEFLIAKFLLKLQNVARSIPTCRYELNSIPSDYTVEVQNRFNVLGLEDKSSEEMWTENDGMLYDEMLLLLPEH